From Ficedula albicollis isolate OC2 unplaced genomic scaffold, FicAlb1.5 N00220, whole genome shotgun sequence, the proteins below share one genomic window:
- the SNX2 gene encoding sorting nexin-2, with amino-acid sequence MLDGDREDLFAEATEEVSLDSPERDPILSPESTPAVTPVTPTTLIAPRMESKSVTAPVIFDRSREEIEEEANGDLFDIEINVSDPEKVGDGMNAYMAYRVTTKTSLSIFHKTEFSVKRRFSDFLGLHSKLATKYMHIGYIVPPAPEKSIVGMTKVKVGKEDSSSTEFVEKRRAALERYLQRTVKHPTLLQDPDLRQFLESSELPRAVNTQALSGAGILRMVNKAADAVNKMTIKMNESDAWFEEKQQQFENLDQQLRKLHSSVEALVCHRKELSANTAAFAKSAAMLGNSEDHTALSRALSQLAEVEEKIDQLHQEQAFADFYVFSELLGDYIRLIAAVKGVFDHRMKCWQKWQDAQVTLQKKREAEAKLQLANKPDKLQQAKDEIKEWETKVQQGEKDFEQISKTIRKEVGRFEKERVKDFKTVIIEYLESLVQTQQQLIKYWEAFLPEAKAIA; translated from the exons ATGCTGGATGGTGATAGAGAAGACCTCTTTGCTG AAGCAACAGAAGAAGTTTCATTGGACAGTCCGGAGAGGGACCCAATACTTTCACCAGAATCTACTCCTGCAGTCACTCCTGTAACACCTACTACGTTAATAGCTCCCAGAATGGAATCGAAAAGCGTAACAGCCCCAGTGATTTTTGATAGATCCAGAGAAGAG ATTGAAGAGGAAGCAAATGGAGATTTGTTTGATATAGAAATCAACGTATCAGACCCAGAGAAAGTCG GAGATGGCATGAATGCTTATATGGCATACAGAGTAACAACAAAG acatcACTTTCAATATTCCACAAAACCGAATTCTCTGTTAAAAGAAGATTCAGTGATTTTCTTGGCCTGCACAGCAAATTAGCAACAAAATACATGCATATTGGTTATATTGTGCCTCCAGCTCCAGAAAAAAGTATTGTAG GCATGACCAAGGTTAAAGTAGGCAAAGAAGATTCTTCATCTACTGAATTTGTAGAGAAAAGAAGAGCAGCTCTAGAAAG gTATCTACAACGAACAGTAAAACACCCAACTTTGCTACAGGATCCAGATTTGAGACAATTCTTGGAAAGTTCTGAG CTGCCGAGAGCAGTTAACACCCAGGCTCTGAGTGGAGCAGGAATATTGAGGATGGTGAACAAGGCTGCCGACGCTGTCAACAAAATGACAATCAAGATGAATGAATCGGATGCA TGgtttgaagaaaaacagcagcaatttgAGAATCTGGATCAGCAACTTAGGAAGCTTCATTCCAGTGTTGAAGCATTAGTCTGCCACAGAAAAG AGCTTTCAGCCAACACCGCTGCCTTTGCTAAAAGTGCTGCCATGTTAGGTAACTCGGAGGACCACACTGCTCTATCTAGAGCTTTGTCTCAGCTTGCAGAGGTTGAGGAGAAGATAGATCAGTTGCATCAAGAACAAGCTTTTGCTGATTTCTATGTGTTCTCAGAACTGCTTGGTGATTACATTCGTCTGATTGCTGCAGTAAAA GGTGTGTTTGACCATCGAATGAAATGCTGGCAAAAGTGGCAAGATGCTCAGGTCACTTTACAAAAAAAACGTGAAGCTGAAGCAAAGCTCCAACTTGCCAACAAACCTGATAAATTACAGCAAGCTAAAGATGAGATAAAAGAG TGGGAGACAAAAGTTCAGCAAGGGGAAAAAGATTTTGAACAGATCTCCAAAACCATTCGCAAGGAAGTGGGAAGATTTGAG AAGGAACGAGTGAAAGACTTTAAAACTGTTATTATCGAGTACTTAGAATCGTTAGTGCAAACACAACAACAG CTAATAAAATACTGGGAGGCATTCCTACCTGAAGCCAAAGCCATTGCCTAA